The following are encoded together in the Bactrocera neohumeralis isolate Rockhampton chromosome 6, APGP_CSIRO_Bneo_wtdbg2-racon-allhic-juicebox.fasta_v2, whole genome shotgun sequence genome:
- the LOC126762834 gene encoding peritrophin-48, producing the protein MYRHYAIGLLAIIGFIAAANSTSINLCDGVADNVFVADITNCSNYYICVKGEAIAQQCRYNYSFNGKTQSCEVSNASCLACDPSKLSSVGLERTCNKYALCFAGTPVLQECADDLQYNPNLNACDYPQNVDCVANRCSIYDSPDSIVYAPSQSSCTKYFVCMNGQPQNQTCVGGLQFNAVSNQCDRPANANCTIAAIPKSRSFQTAAEIAPRMVNINCPSVGIQQIAHQNLNQYYMCVNGKGALMTCAANLFFDKDMGACRRKEDILINYFLFLVKYVLCILVACAIFDLLSAASNSVNICSGVSDNVFLPYLGDCSKYYVCIGGAPIERKCDYDFHFDAKEQSCTYQNVAKCLPTCTNALSSFCYDRTCTKYVLCYAGTAIIRECRDGLQYNAETDRCDFPQYVDCVDNMCTLFNDPKNITFINSQASCEKYYICMDGNAYPLTCSNGLQFNKDCDCCDFVENVHCNLTAATRNILSYSKIPPRRADIDCPADGANFITHPDPAKYYYCLNGMGVVLECTPGLLYDAEFEECRAPENLSRKS; encoded by the exons A tgtATCGTCACTACGCTATTGGTTTGCTGGCTATCATTGGCTTCATTGCCGCCGCTAATTCAACGTCGATTAATCTTTGCGATGGTGTGGCCGACAACGTTTTTGTAGCGGATATCACGAACTGCAGCAACTACTATATTTGCGTTAAGGGCGAGGCGATCGCTCAGCAATGTCGCTATAATTACTCCTTTAATGGCAAGACGCAATCGTGTGAAGTATCCAACGCATCCTGCTTGGCTTGTGACCCAAGTAAATTGTCTTCGGTAGGCTTGGAAAGGACATGCAACAAATATGCGCTCTGTTTTGCTGGCACACCAGTGCTACAAGAATGCGCTGACGATTTGCAGTACAATCCAAACTTAAACGCTTGCGATTATCCTCAAAATGTGGATTGTGTTGCAAACCGTTGTTCCATTTATGATAGTCCCGATAGTATTGTCTACGCTCCCAGCCAGTCGTCGTGTACAAA ATATTTCGTCTGCATGAATGGCCAACCACAAAACCAAACATGCGTCGGTGGTTTGCAATTTAACGCTGTCAGTAACCAATGCGATCGTCCAGCCAACGCAAATTGCACT ATTGCCGCTATACCCAAATCACGTTCCTTCCAAACTGCCGCTGAGATCGCTCCACGCATGGTCAATATTAACTGCCCCAGTGTGGGTATTCAGCAGATTGCGCACCAAAACCTAAATCAATACTACATGTGTGTTAACGGTAAGGGTGCACTAATGACTTGCGCTGCCAATCTGTTCTTTGACAAGGATATGGGTGCTTGCCGCCGTAAGGAGGAtatccta attaactattttctttttctagTGAAATATGTGCTGTGTATTTTAGTGGCATGCGCCATATTCGATTTACTGAGCGCCGCTTCCAATTCAGTGAACATTTGCAGTGGCGTCAGTGATAACGTGTTCTTGCCATATCTCGGCGATTGTTCCAAATACTATGTATGCATTGGCGGTGCACCAATCGAGCGTAAATGTGACTATGATTTTCATTTCGACGCCAAGGAGCAAAGCTGTACTTATCAGAATGTGGCGAAATGTCTGCCCACCTGCACCAATGCGCTATCATCCTTCTGCTACGATCGCACCTGTACCAAATATGTGCTCTGCTATGCTGGCACAGCAATTATACGCGAATGCCGCGATGGTTTGCAGTACAATGCCGAGACAGATCGTTGTGATTTTCCACAATATGTGGATTGTGTGGATAATATGTGCACATTATTCAATGATCCGAAAAATATTACATTCATCAACAGCCAAGCGTCCTGCGAGAAATACTACATTTGCATGGATGGCAACGCTTACCCACTGACTTGTTCTAATGGCCTACAATTCAATAAGGATTGTGATTGCTGTGATTTCGTGGAGAATGTTCATTGTAAT TTAACTGCGGCGACGCGCAACATCCTGTCGTATTCAAAGATACCACCCAGGCGCGCTGATATTGACTGCCCCGCTGATGGTGCCAATTTTATTACACATCCGGATCCAGCCAAATACTACTACTGCTTGAATGGCATGGGTGTTGTGCTTGAGTGTACGCCTGGACTACTCTATGATGCTGAGTTCGAAGAGTGTCGTGCACCAGAAAATCTTTCACGTAaatcttaa